The proteins below come from a single Gloeocapsa sp. DLM2.Bin57 genomic window:
- a CDS encoding polysaccharide biosynthesis protein, translated as MKKRFTEWLYWHYHALSRAKKRRLLIACDTFLFCLAIVSAFLVRFNFFYPITKIWQFSWQILLLIVIKILVFRWKGMYRPILRYTDTEFLATATQAVIFSSGTQVILAYLLGEWPLPRSILIIDAMLTFIFVVYLRLIITWGFRQLKHHVNGDLQPERLIIYGAGVAGSQLARTLIHEPGYDLIAFIDDNLELHQQLIKGIPVYSPSDLIHLYKQKPFDTAILAIPSLNKERRREIIENLQELPILVKTVPSLTEILTNKVSISEIRSIDVTDLLGREEVQPEPHLLRINITDKIVLVTGAGGSIGSELCRQIAQLTPKCLILYEISEFSLYSINLELAEKYPEVHCIPYLGSVTDATHLTSILAKHRVNTIYHAAAYKHVPLVEANPSQGVYNNVYGTLVTAECAIANRVDNFVLISTDKAVRPTNVMGASKRVAELVIQALSDLPTTHTCFAIVRFGNVLDSSGSVVPLFRRQIAQRQPITVTHPDVTRYFMSIPEAVRLVIQAGAMAQGGEVFLLDMGEPIRIYDLALQMIRLSGLIPDQDIKIEITGLRPGEKLYEELLIDGDNINPTQHPKVFCAYECRLSWHELESLLQTLLDKAQANQHRQVIVYLQKLVPEYQCAHNLLNDPVINEFNGYANQRNPL; from the coding sequence ATGAAAAAACGGTTTACAGAATGGCTGTATTGGCATTATCATGCTTTGTCTAGAGCGAAAAAAAGGCGTTTATTAATAGCTTGTGACACATTTTTATTTTGTTTGGCGATAGTTAGTGCTTTTTTAGTACGCTTTAACTTTTTTTATCCTATTACCAAAATCTGGCAATTTTCCTGGCAAATTTTACTACTGATTGTTATTAAAATACTGGTCTTTCGCTGGAAGGGTATGTATCGCCCTATCTTACGCTATACTGATACAGAATTTTTAGCTACAGCAACTCAAGCAGTAATCTTTAGTTCAGGAACACAGGTAATTTTAGCTTATCTTTTAGGAGAATGGCCTTTACCTCGTTCGATCTTAATTATTGACGCGATGTTAACCTTTATTTTCGTCGTCTATCTCAGGTTAATTATTACTTGGGGTTTTCGTCAACTCAAGCACCACGTTAATGGGGATTTACAACCAGAAAGGTTAATTATCTATGGTGCGGGAGTAGCTGGATCTCAATTGGCTCGTACTCTTATCCATGAACCAGGTTATGATTTAATCGCCTTTATTGATGATAACCTAGAATTACACCAACAACTTATTAAGGGTATTCCTGTTTATTCACCTAGTGATTTAATTCATCTCTATAAACAGAAACCTTTTGATACTGCTATTCTGGCTATACCTTCTCTGAATAAAGAACGTCGTCGCGAAATTATCGAAAATCTACAAGAATTACCAATATTAGTGAAAACAGTACCTAGTCTCACGGAAATTCTTACTAATAAGGTATCTATTAGCGAAATTCGCTCCATTGATGTTACAGATTTACTCGGGAGAGAAGAGGTTCAACCTGAACCACATTTACTACGTATCAATATTACTGACAAAATAGTCTTAGTAACAGGTGCAGGTGGTTCGATAGGATCAGAATTATGTCGTCAAATCGCTCAATTAACTCCTAAATGTCTGATTCTTTACGAAATTAGTGAATTTTCACTTTATAGTATTAATCTAGAATTAGCGGAAAAATACCCTGAAGTTCACTGTATCCCTTATCTCGGTAGCGTCACCGATGCAACTCATTTAACTAGTATCTTGGCAAAACATCGCGTCAATACCATCTATCATGCAGCAGCTTATAAACACGTTCCCTTGGTAGAAGCTAATCCTTCTCAAGGTGTCTATAATAATGTCTATGGAACTTTGGTTACTGCTGAATGTGCGATCGCTAATAGGGTAGATAATTTCGTCTTGATTTCCACGGATAAAGCTGTACGCCCTACTAATGTTATGGGTGCTAGTAAACGCGTCGCTGAACTGGTTATTCAAGCTTTGAGCGATTTACCTACTACTCATACCTGTTTTGCGATCGTTCGTTTTGGCAATGTTTTAGATAGTAGTGGCTCTGTCGTGCCCTTGTTTAGACGCCAAATCGCCCAACGTCAACCTATTACCGTTACTCACCCCGATGTAACTCGCTATTTTATGTCTATCCCAGAAGCTGTACGTCTGGTTATTCAAGCAGGTGCAATGGCCCAGGGTGGTGAGGTATTTCTTTTAGATATGGGAGAGCCTATCCGTATTTATGACTTGGCTTTACAAATGATTCGTCTGAGTGGACTTATACCTGACCAAGATATTAAAATCGAAATTACAGGTTTAAGACCGGGAGAAAAACTCTACGAAGAGTTACTCATCGATGGAGATAATATTAATCCTACCCAACACCCTAAGGTTTTCTGTGCTTATGAATGTCGCTTGAGTTGGCATGAGTTAGAATCTCTGTTACAGACACTTTTAGATAAGGCTCAAGCTAATCAACATCGACAAGTAATTGTCTATCTGCAAAAGTTAGTACCAGAGTATCAATGTGCTCATAATCTCTTAAATGATCCGGTAATCAATGAATTTAATGGTTACGCTAATCAGAGAAATCCATTATAA